A segment of the Elaeis guineensis isolate ETL-2024a chromosome 6, EG11, whole genome shotgun sequence genome:
AAATTAAATTATCCAAAATCCCCTCATTTCACGCTAAGCTTTTTACGGTAAAGGAAGACAACGCAATCATTCCATTAGATGTCAAACTACACGCTAAACTTTATGATCTCTCCCGTCCATCCAGTTGCACACGAATCTCAACGCTATCAGAACGGTCAACGGCAAGCCTAAGCTACTCTCCTTCAGTTAtattattttatgaaattagaaaaaCGTCCACGAGTCTTCTCCACACGTTATACAGGAGTCAGAGCGCTTCCATCATCACGCTATAAAACGTCAAAATGTCGTCGATATATCGCCAGTTTCAATGTCTTCGTTTTATCCATTTCGTGCGAAGAAACACGGAaataaaaggaggaaaaaaaataaaaattctataatTTAGACAAATCTCTttccaacaaaataaaaaaaaggcaaATTCCCGCCATAAAAACCCCATTTTCCTGAAGCCGGTTTGAATTTatatagaagagagagagagcagtggCTAGCTTTCTTTTGTCTCGTTTCCAGCTCTTTCCACATTATCCACTTAAAAAATTTCCCcagttttaaatattttaagcGATTAGCGACGCGAGGGTCTGTTCGTAGGCGGAAGCAAAGCCGCCACAGGCGGCGACCGGCGCCGGTGGCAGGGGAGAGGAGAGCAGGCGAAGCTGCCGGACGACGAGGAGGCGGCGCAGCTCGGAGAGACGGCGGCTGAGTGCGGTGGACTCGGAGCGGAGCCGATCGTTGTCGCGGCGGAAGAGGAGGCAGCGATTGACGACATCGACGAGCCGATCGGCGAGGGCCTGGTTCTCGGAGCGGAGCTGGCCAGCTTGGCTCCGTAGATCCTCGAGGTGGTGCTGCTTCCGCTTGCGGGAGCGTCGGGCGGACTCGCGGTTCGAGATCCTGCGCCGGCGCCGGCGCTCCTCGGCCGGCGAAAGCGCCGCCTGCTCCGGTTCTTCTACACAGGCGGTCGAAGACGGAACCGGAACCGGAGCCGGAGCCGGAGCTGGAGTGGGGTCCGAGGACGGGGCATGCCAGGGGGGGAAGCTGAACTCGCCTTCGAGGGCTGGAAGGGGCTGGGAGAAAATTTCGTCCAAGGACAGCATGGAGGACCTATTTGTAAATTAAGTTAAGGGAGGGGAGGGCAAGAGGGAAGAGGGAGAAAAGGGAAGAAGTGAGGAAGAGGGGAGGGGAATTTATAGCCGTGGGGAACGAGGTGTGTGGGACCCACCGTAGAGAAGGGTCGATGACGTGGCGGGAGGAGGGGGGGTGGTCGTATGCATGCGGCGGGCGAAATTACGAATACGGCGGCCTTCAACCTAAGAAAGTGCGTCGAGGGCCACTAAGTAGTGGAAGAAACAAGGTCTCCgggttctttctttctttcatttttttcccgCCACCAGTTACCACCCCATTCGTGTGAATATGTGCGTGATTAATTTGGGTCCCATATGAGATGGGGTGTTACATAAACTTTGGTTAGATCCGATTAATCTACTTATCTGCATCCCTAACCATCGCATATTGTGTTTTATGAAAGCGATTTTATGATACCGCATGGAGATTTATGCGAGAGCTTTGGGCGAGGTAGCCGGCTGCGGAGTTCGCTTAATCGCGAAGGAACGGGCGGATAGGTGTCGAGCTGTGATTGGTTGCACGTGTGAGACTGTGGATCCGATTGGCTTGCGCCCACGTGGTCGCATGGTGCGCACCGAGATTGGAGGCTTGGGTCAAGTCAGAGAAAGGGACTGCTTGCTGCTGCCTCTGGATGGTGGACGTCATGGTCTTTTAAAGTATTATCCAGGCCACAatcttattatttgatttttttttgggtaaaaatcTTATTATTTGATTGTTGCCGGCTGTAATCTAAATGTTTAGAAACTTATTTTGGATTGTACCTttcgaaagaatgattgatcttttatttatgatattttttattagatcATTTCCTATACAGGTCTTAAAACATTCTCAACATTCTTCACCACTAATCCGCACATGAACGACATTTGCATAATTCATCAGTCGATTCATGTGATCCATCGGCCGacttgcacaaaaaaaaaagcgAATCATTCTTTTCGTGCAAAAAATACAATGCCAACTCTTAGAAACTATCCCTTTACCCATGGTTGAGTTAATTGTTTTCTCAACACATGCATTGGAGTTTCCCAAAGAGCTCTTGGTTTGCCCCATTTTTGGTGGCTTctaacactttttttttttttttttttttgatgaagttTATTTGCCTGCCTTCTTTGCAATCAAGGATACAATTGTACGAGCCTATAGAATAGATCCTGTTCAAGTAAGATCGTGGCTTCTAACATATTTTGTTCTAGCCAGATAAATTGTTAGAGGAGATGGCTTCAGAAGGACATGAATAAATAAAACATTAAAATTTTCCACTTCTGTGAGAGACGGCTTAGTCAACTAATAATTGAGTGGTATTCTTTTAAAGATAATGGTTGGGGttaaaataatttaatccatGATTTGTGCAAACCGAGCGTTGTTATATTGATCATAAATCTCCGCGTTACAAACAAAAGTTTCACAATCAGCTTGATTGGTGTATGCGAATATCCAAACTTTGGATAACTATGATATATGTAGATTGCATATGATGTGAAATTTAACCAATTTCATGACTACAAATTTTAATGTAGTAATGTtgcatgtctttttttttttttttaaatgatataGAAATTCTTGTCCAATTTCTCCATCTATTTATGTTGCTTAAAGATTAATTGCTCTTAATAATAAATATGGTTATCGTTGTCACCTGGTTGCAAAACCCCAAACCAAGTTAGGCATAAGTTTAATTATTTTTATCCAAAGGCTGGTAGATGGTAATTGTTTCAAAAGCCAAGGGTTGGTCTATAACCTCGAAGCTGGCCTTACCaaattgaatttgatctctctCAAGAAAACATATAAGTTTATTCTCAAAAGCTATTCTCAAAGCCCATCAACTCCAATCTTTTTATGGATGCAAAGCTGTAATAAACATAGCATCAACTGATCTTTCTTTGTGCAAAAAGTATTCTATTATTTCTTTCTCTCCACTGGGTCCAGTAAATTGATGATACCAATTTGTCCCATGCAACCCTGTGTTAAGGTTGCGTAACATAGATTTCTTCTTAGAAAGAATTGAAATAAATTCAGTGCGAGAGACTTATTAAGGCTTGATATTACAAGGCATGTTTTGTTTGTCCTGATGTTTAATCCTAGCATTAATTCCAATAAAATATACATGAGCTCTCATTGTTGTCGTTGTTATCACATGGTCGATATCATCATCATCGTCATTTTTAATAAAAGTGGTGCAGGATTTGCGAGTCCTTTATCAGTACATTAGGAACAAAACTATAAGAAATATTAACTTAGAATTTGCTCTAATCATGACAAACATCAGACCACCTCTCTTCTTGTCTAGAAACAGCTAAGGTCAATTCTATACTTGTCATCTTATCACAACACCAATGAAGCCATCAATCTGGTCATG
Coding sequences within it:
- the LOC105060061 gene encoding uncharacterized protein — its product is MLSLDEIFSQPLPALEGEFSFPPWHAPSSDPTPAPAPAPVPVPSSTACVEEPEQAALSPAEERRRRRRISNRESARRSRKRKQHHLEDLRSQAGQLRSENQALADRLVDVVNRCLLFRRDNDRLRSESTALSRRLSELRRLLVVRQLRLLSSPLPPAPVAACGGFASAYEQTLASLIA